The Setaria viridis chromosome 6, Setaria_viridis_v4.0, whole genome shotgun sequence genome contains a region encoding:
- the LOC117860460 gene encoding NDR1/HIN1-like protein 13 — translation MGTPYHLQSPRTILSKLVNMRQLPPGLPPPPPPEPPSKTIRQPEVLPQRLPAAPSKIILQPRDRTSPAMWFAAIVCFAFSIILIVAGMVILIVFLAVKPRAPSFDTANASLNSVYIDSPAYFNGDMTLVANFSNPNQKIDVIFRSATVELFFRDRPMAVQVLPPFAQRRGQSQVLNLHMVSSRVLLPPEVAMELVNQVRSNRVVYTIRGAFKVEARVWFSHYSYWMNTICELELTAPPTGVLVARRCRTK, via the coding sequence ATGGGCACTCCTTACCACCTCCAATCACCAAGAACCATCCTGTCTAAGCTGGTCAACATGAGGCAGCTACCACCGGGgcttccaccaccaccgccgccggagcctccATCCAAGACGATCCGGCAGCCAGAGGTGCTGCCACAGCGGCTACCGGCAGCTCCTTCGAAGATAATTCTTCAGCCGCGTGACCGGACCTCGCCGGCGATGTGGTTTGCGGCCATCGTCTGCTTCGCCTTCAGCATCATCCTGATCGTGGCTGGCATGGTCATCTTGATCGTCTTCCTGGCGGTCAAGCCGAGGGCGCCCTCCTTCGACACCGCCAACGCCAGCCTCAACAGCGTCTACATCGACTCGCCGGCCTACTTCAATGGCGACATGACGCTCGTGGCCAACTTCTCCAACCCCAACCAGAAGATCGACGTCATATTCCGGTCTGCCACCGTGGAGCTCTTCTTCCGGGACAGGCCCATGGCCGTGCAGGTGCTGCCGCCGTTCGCACAGCGCCGGGGCCAGTCCCAGGTCCTGAACTTGCACATGGTGTCCAGCCgtgtgctgctgccgccggaggtGGCCATGGAGCTTGTGAACCAGGTGAGGAGCAACAGGGTCGTGTACACTATCAGAGGCGCCTTCAAGGTGGAGGCTAGAGTTTGGTTCAGCCACTACTCATACTGGATGAACACAATCTGTGAGCTGGAGCTCACAGCTCCTCCTACTGGAGTTCTTGTTGCCAGGAGATGCAGAACAAAGTGA
- the LOC117860459 gene encoding agamous-like MADS-box protein AGL104, whose product MGRVKLPIRRIENTTNRQVTFSKRRNGLVKKAYELSVLCDIDVALLMFSPSGRLSHFSGRNGVEDVILRYMNLSEHDRGCAVQNREYLVSMLQRLKREGDMATQLANPGALSERIKEIQREIYSSQQQLHISEERLRLFEPDPAAFSSTSELDGCEKLLADLLDRVVQRKNYLLGEHMTPFDPTASGMEGTNGAQMFTDQQAAEGMGTFAGDAALWAAADVGSDDPGHQMFGGSDPLIYLRDQDVYDATSQVAGLHGDPCAAAAGEADADAWREEYTCTELLSGLIPATPFPLMPHWLVPDDEFLPMPDGGSGGGGMVAAQEQVEASTASCSYVPSDDAGTPAAAYDSTTAPANVA is encoded by the exons ATGGGGCGCGTGAAGCTGCCCATCCGGAGGATCGAGAACACCACCAACCGGCAGGTGACCTTCTCCAAGCGCCGCAATGGGCTCGTCAAGAAGGCCTACGAGCTCTCCGTCCTCTGCGACATCGACGTCGCGCTCCTCATGTTCTCGCCCTCCGGCCGCCTCAGCCACTTCTCCGGCCGCAACGG GGTGGAGGACGTGATCCTTCGGTACATGAACCTCTCGGAGCACGACAGGGGATG CGCCGTCCAGAACCGAGAG TACCTCGTCAGCATGCTCCAGCGGCTCAAGCGCGAGGGTGACATGGCCACGCAGCTAGCCAA CCCCGGGGCACTGAGCGAGAGAATCAAG GAGATCCAGCGGGAGATTTACTCttcgcagcagcagctgcacatCTCCGAGGAACGCCTGAG GCTGTTCGAGCCAGACCCTGCCGCGTTCAGCTCCACGAGCGAGCTCGACGGCTGCGAGAAGCTCCTCGCCGACTTGCTGGACCGTGTGGTCCAACGGAAG AACTACTTGCTGGGCGAGCACATGACCCCGTTCGATCCGACAGCATCTGGGATGGAG GGGACAAATGGAGCGCAGATGTTCACGGACCAGCAAGCGGCGGAGGGCATGGGCACgttcgccggcgacgccgcgctGTGGGCCGCCGCCGATGTGGGGTCCGACGACCCAGGCCATCAGATGTTCGGTGGGTCCGACCCGCTGATCTACCTCAG GGACCAGGACGTGTACGACGCCACCTCCCAGGTGGCCGGGCTGCACGGCGACCcgtgcgcggccgccgccggcgaggccgacgccgacgcgtgGCGGGAGGAGTACACCTGCACCGAGCTGCTCTCCGGGCTCATCCCCGCCACGCCGTTCCCTCTCATGCCG CACTGGCTGGTGCCGGACGACGAGTTCCTGCCGATGcccgacggcggcagcggcggcggcggcatggtggCCGCGCAGGAGCAGGTGGAGGCGTCTACGGCGAGCTGCTCTTACGTGCCCAGCGACGACGCCGGCACGCCGGCTGCGGCGTACGACAGCACTACGGCACCGGCGAACGTCGCCTGA
- the LOC117859979 gene encoding uncharacterized protein: MPPRLRATIAARLLALLLCFSSPALLAPCHGVNEQGQALLRWKASTNATRGALDSWNAGDATPCRWLSVSCDARGDVVSLSIKSVDLGGALPSADLRPLGRSLKTLVLSGTNLTGAIPKELGDLAELTTLDLSKNQLSGAIPAELCRLRKLQSLALNTNSLRGAIPDGIGNLTSLTYLTLYDNELSGAIPASIGNLKKLQVLRAGGNQALKGPLPPEIGGCTDLTMLGLAETGLSGSLPETIGQLKKIQTIAIYTAMLTGSIPESIGNCTELTSLYLYQNSLTGPIPPQLGRLRKLQTVLLWQNQLVGTIPPEIANCKELVLIDLSLNSLTGPIPSSFGTLPNLQQLQLSTNKLTGVIPPELSNCTSLTDIEVDNNELSGEIGIDFPRLRNLTLFYAWQNRLTGPVPASLSQCEGLQSLDLSYNNFTGPVPRELFALQNLTKLLLLDNDLSGFIPPEIGNCTNLYRLRLNNNRLSGTIPAEIGRLKNLNFLDLGSNRLVGPLPAALSGCDNLEFMDLHSNALSGALPDELPRSLQFVDISDNKLTGLLGPGIGLLPELTKLNLGKNRISGGIPPELGSCEKLQLLDLGDNALSGGIPPELGKLPSLEISLNLSCNRLSGEIPSQFGDLDKLGSLDISYNQLSGSLAPLARLENLVMLNISYNAFSGELPDTPFFQKLPLSDIAGNHLLVVGAGADEASRHAAISALKVAMTILAVVSALLLLAATYVLARSRRRDGAIHGADETWEVTLYQKLDFSVDEVVRALTSANVIGTGSSGVVYRVGLPNGDSLAVKKMWSSDEAGAFRNEITALGSIRHRNIVRLLGWGANRSTKLLFYTYLPNGSLSGFLHRGGVKGAADWGARYEIALGVAHAVAYLHHDCLPAILHGDIKAMNVLLGPRNEPYLADFGLARVLSGAVASGSAKVDSSKPTRIAGSYGYIAPEYASMQRITEKSDVYSFGVVVLEILTGKHPLDPTLPGGAHLVQWVREHVHAKRDTAELLDPRLRGKPEAQVQEMLQVFSVAMLCIAHRADDRPAMKDVVALLKEVSRPAEGGEEGKEQPACNSASAAATTPPAVQAQRSPARSPLPKGGSSSCSFAMSDYSS; encoded by the exons ATGCCTCCACGGTTGCGCGCCACCATCGCGGCGaggctcctcgcgctcctcctgtGCTTCTCCTCCCCGGCGCTGCTCGCGCCGTGCCACGGTGTCAACGAGCAGGGCCAGGCGCTGCTGCGATGGAAGGCGTCCACGAACGCGACGCGCGGCGCGCTGGACTCGTGGAACGCCGGCGACGCGACCCCGTGCCGGTGGCTCAGCGTGTCGTGCGACGCGCGCGGCGACGTCGTGTCGCTGAGCATCAAGTCGGTCGACCTCGGCGGGGCGCTCCCCTCCGCGGACCTGCGGCCGCTGGGGCGCTCGCTCAAGACGCTTGTGCTCTCCGGCACCAACCTCACCGGCGCGATCCCCAAGGAGCTCGGCGACCTCGCCGAGCTCACCACGCTTGACCTCAGCAAGAACCAGCTGTCCGGCGCCATCCCGGCCGAGCTGTGCCGGCTCCGGAAGCTCCAGTCGCTGGCGCTCAACACCAACTCGCTGCGCGGCGCCATCCCTGACGGCATTGGCAACCTCACCAGCCTCACGTACCTCACCCTCTACGACAACGAGCTCAGCGGCGCGATCCCGGCGAGCATCGGCAACCTCAAGAAGTTGCAGGTGCTGCGCGCCGGCGGCAACCAGGCGCTGAAGggcccgctgccgccggagatCGGCGGGTGCACCGACCTCACCATGCTCGGCCTCGCCGAGACCGGGCTCTCCGGGAGCCTCCCGGAGACGATCGGCCAGCTCAAGAAGATCCAAACGATCGCCATCTACACCGCAATGCTCACCGGCTCAATCCCGGAGAGCATCGGCAACTGCACCGAGCTCACCAGTCTGTACCTGTACCAGAACTCCCTCACCGGCCCGATCCCGCCGCAGCTCGGCCGGCTGCGCAAGCTGCAGACGGTGCTCCTGTGGCAGAACCAGCTCGTCGGCACAATCCCGCCGGAGATCGCCAACTGCAAGGAGCTTGTGCTCATCGACCTGTCGCTGAACTCGCTCACGGGACCCATCCCGAGCAGCTTCGGCACGCTGCCGAacctgcagcagctgcagctcagcACGAACAAGCTCACCGGCGTCATCCCGCCGGAGCTCTCCAACTGCACGTCGCTGACCGACATCGAGGTGGACAACAACGAGCTCTCCGGCGAGATCGGCATCGACTTCCCGCGGCTGCGCAACCTGACCCTGTTCTACGCGTGGCAGAACCGGCTCACCGGCCCCGTGCCGGCGAGCCTGTCCCAGTGCGAAGGCTTGCAGTCGCTGGACCTCTCGTACAACAACTTCACCGGACCCGTCCCGAGGGAGCTGTTCGCGCTGCAGAACCTGACCAAGCTGCTGCTCCTCGACAACGACCTCTCCGGGTTCATACCGCCGGAGATCGGCAACTGCACCAACCTCTACCGGCTCCGGCTCAACAACAACCGGCTCTCGGGGACGATACCCGCGGAGATCGGCAGGTTGAAGAACCTCAATTTCCTCGACTTGGGCAGCAACCGCCTTGTCGGCCCGTTGCCGGCGGCGTTGTCCGGCTGCGACAACCTAGAATTCATGGACCTGCACTCGAATGCTCTGTCGGGCGCGTTGCCGGACGAGCTGCCCCGCAGCCTCCAGTTCGTCGACATCTCCGACAACAAGCTCACCGGACTGCTGGGACCCGGCATTGGGTTGTTGCCGGAGCTGACAAAACTTAACCTGGGGAAGAACCGGATATCCGGCGGCATACCGCCGGAGCTCGGTTCTTGCGAGAAGCTCCAGCTGCTGGACCTCGGTGACAACGCGCTCTCCGGTggcatcccgccggagctcgggaAGCTCCCTTCGCTGGAGATTTCGCTTAACCTCAGCTGCAACCGCCTCTCCGGGGAGATCCCGTCGCAGTTCGGCGACCTCGATAAGCTCGGCAGCCTCGACATATCTTACAACCAGCTCTCCGGCAGCCTCGCGCCGCTCGCGAGGCTTGAGAACCTCGTCATGCTCAACATCTCCTACAACGCGTTCTCCGGCGAGCTCCCAGACACGCCCTTCTTCCAGAAGCTCCCGCTCAGCGACATCGCTGGTAACCACCTGCTCGTcgtgggcgccggcgccgacgaggcctCCCGGCACGCGGCCATCTCGGCGCTGAAGGTGGCCATGACGATCCTGGCCGTGGTGAgtgcgctcctcctcctggcggcCACCTACGTGCTcgcccgctcgcgccgccgcgacggcgccaTCCACGGCGCCGACGAGACGTGGGAGGTGACCCTGTACCAGAAGCTGGACTTCTCGGTGGACGAGGTGGTGCGCGCGCTGACGTCGGCGAACGTGATAGGCACGGGCAGCTCCGGCGTGGTGTACCGCGTGGGACTCCCCAACGGCGACTCCCTCGCCGTGAAGAAGATGTGGTCCTCCGACGAGGCCGGTGCGTTCCGGAACGAGATCACGGCGCTGGGCTCCATCCGCCACCGCAACATCGTGCGGCTGCTCGGGTGGGGCGCGAACCGCAGCACCAAGCTGCTCTTCTACACGTACCTGCCCAACGGCAGCCTGAGCGGGTTCCTCCACCGCGGCGGCGTCAAGGGCGCCGCCGACTGGGGCGCGCGCTACGAGATCGCGCTCGGCGTGGCGCACGCCGTGGCGTACCTCCACCACGACTGCCTGCCGGCGATCCTGCACGGCGACATCAAGGCCATGAACGTCCTGCTCGGCCCCCGGAACGAGCCGTACCTCGCCGACTTCGGGCTCGCCCGCGTTCTTTCCGGCGCCGTCGCGTCCGGATCCGCCAAGGTCGACTCCTCCAAGCCCACACGCATCGCCGGCTCGTACGGCTACATCGCGCCAG AGTACGCGTCGATGCAGCGGATCACGGAgaagagcgacgtgtacagcttcggcgtggtgGTGCTGGAGATCCTGACGGGGAAGCACCCGCTGGACCCGACGCTGCCGGGCGGCGCGCACCTGGTGCAATGGGTGCGGGAGCACGTGCACGCGAAGCGGGACACGGCGGAGCTCCTGGACCCGCGGCTGCGGGGGAAGCCGGAGGCGCAGGTGCAGGAGATGCTTCAGGTGTTCTCGGTGGCCATGCTCTGCATCGCGCACCGCGCCGACGACCGGCCGGCGATGAAGGACGTCGTGGCGCTGCTCAAGGAGGTCAGCCGGCCCGCCgagggcggggaggaggggaaggagcAGCCAGCGTGCAActcggcctccgccgctgccactACGCCACCGGCCGTGCAGGCGCAGCGGTCGCCGGCTCGGAGCCCACTGCCGAAGGGCGGCTCGTCGAGCTGCTCCTTCGCCATGTCCGACTACTCTAGCTGA
- the LOC117860457 gene encoding elongator complex protein 2, with translation MSPAAGELAGARGEGGGMEVQRVFIGAGCNRVVNNVSWGACGLVAFGAQNAVALFSPERGEIVTTLPGHKAPVNCTLWLPTKKDVLQVRGRETYYLLSGSADGAIMAWKIGSGKGDWSHVLQLPGMHKKGITCLAGRMVSDTVAIFASTSSDSIVVIWEMVIEPTPGGSCKVSCLHTLSIGSKPMVSLSLAVLPEQGSHLILAMGGLDHKIHIYCGDKSGKFIKACELKGHSDWIRSLDFSLPVMMSSGKHNLFLVSSSQDRTIRIWKMDSEAVSSGSTAQLRKANIEMTSYIEGPLFVAGNTSYQVSLESLLVGHEDWVYSVEWQPPTLLPGDEAHQAMSILSASMDKMMMIWRPEKNTGLWINSVTVGELSHSALGFYGGHWQPDGKSILAHGYGGSFHMWRDVGLDSENWQPQIVPSGHFAPVSDLTWARSGQYLLSVSHDQTTRIFAPWRNQVKPGDMIYWREIARPQIHGHDINCVAFIQGSGNHRFVSGADEKVSRVFEAPLSFLKTLQQATLLKPDVSDDFDNVQVVGANMSALGLSQKPIYTHGVKESLSSNSTDGPDSMETIPDAVPTVFTEPPVEDQLAWNTLWPESHKLYGHGNELFSICCDYEGKLAASSCKAQSAPVAEIWLWEIGTWKAVGRLQSHNLTVTQMEFSRDNVFLLSVSRDRHLSIFSIRKTKEGVEHHLVAKHEAHKRIVWACSWNPFGYEFATGSRDKTVKIWCVQDASSVKLLATLPQFRDSVTALAWMGRDRASNAGILAVGMDNGLIELWGVSGGRVSADSTPDSSPLSAACMLRFDPLLCHVSTVHRLRWREPNSSDEKSALELASCGADHCVRVFDVHCRT, from the exons ATGTCGCCGGCTGCCGGAGAGCTCGCTGGAGCCCGCGGAGAGGGCGGGGGCATGGAGGTGCAGAGGGTCTTCATAGGGGCCGGCTGCAACCGTGTGGTGAACAACGTCTCGTGGGGAGCTTGCGGCCTCGTGGCCTTTGGCGCCCAGAACGCCGTCGCCCTCTTCTCTCCCGAG AGAGGTGAGATCGTGACGACGCTTCCGGGGCACAAGGCGCCGGTGAACTGCACGCTATGGCTTCCCACGAAGAAGGATGTGCTCCAAG TTCGTGGCAGGGAGACATACTATCTACTCTCAGGAAGTGCTGATGGCGCTATCATGGCATGGAAGATTGGTTCTGGCAAAGGAgat TGGTCTCATGTGTTGCAGCTCCCAGGGATGCATAAGAAAGGGATCACCTGTCTTGCTGGAAGGATGGTGTCTGATACTGTTGCAATTTTTGCTTCTACTTCGTCGGATAGTATTGTGGTTATTTGGGAAATGGTGATTGAGCCCACCCCTGGTG GCAGCTGCAAAGTGTCTTGCTTGCATACTTTGTCCATTGGTTCAAAACCAATGGTTTCACTTTCCTTAGCAGTGTTACCAGAACAGGGAAGCCATCTAATTTTGGCAATGGGTGGTCTAGATCACAAGATCCACATTTATTGTGGGGATAAGTCGGGCAAG TTCATTAAAGCTTGTGAACTTAAAGGTCATTCTGATTGGATCAGAAGTTTAGACTTTTCTTTACCCGTGATGATGAGCAGTGGAAAGCACAACCTTTTCCTCGTTAGCTCATCTCAGGACAGAACCATTAGGATATGGAAAATGGATTCAGAAGCTGTTTCGTCAGGCTCCACGGCACAATTGAGGAAGGCAAACATTGAAATGACCTCCTATATTGAGGGACCACTTTTTGTAGCTGGTAATACAAGCTATCAAGTATCACTGGAGTCTCTTCTTGTTGGCCATGAAGATTGGGTGTATTCCGTGGAGTGGCAACCGCCAACACTGTTACCTGGGGATGAAGCTCATCAGGCAATGAGTATACTATCCGCATCCATGgacaagatgatgatgatatggagGCCAGAGAAAAATACTGGCCTTTGGATCAATTCAGTGACAGTTGGTGAATTAAGTCACTCGGCACTTGGATTTTATGGTGGACACTGGCAGCCTGATGGAAAATCCATTCTTGCACATGGCTATGGTGGCTCCTTTCATATGTGGAGAGATGTTGGACTGGATTCTGAAAATTGGCAGCCTCAGATAGTCCCATCTGGTCATTTTGCTCCTGTGTCTGACTTAACATGGGCAAGATCCGGTCAATATTTGTTATCCGTTAGCCATGACCAG ACAACACGAATATTTGCTCCTTGGAGAAATCAAGTTAAACCTGGAGACATGATCTATTGGCGTGAAATCGCACGTCCACAAATTCATGGCCATGATATTAACTGTGTGGCATTTATTCAGGGTAGTGGGAACCACCGCTTTGTTAGTGGTGCTGATGAAAAGGTTTCTAGGGTCTTTGAAGCTCCCTTATCATTTTTGAAGACCCTACAACAAGCAACTTTGTTGAAACCTGATGTCTCTGACGATTTTGACAATGTGCAAGTCGTTGGAGCAAATATGTCTGCTCTTGGGCTTTCACAGAAACCCATATATACACATG GAGTCAAGGAATCCCTAAGCAGTAATTCTACTGATGGTCCCGATTCTATGGAGACAATTCCTGATGCAGTGCCTACTGTATTTACCGAGCCCCCTGTGGAGGACCAACTTGCATGGAATACTCTATGGCCTGAATCGCACAAACTATATGGTCATGGAAATGAGCTCTTCTCGATATGCTGTGATTATGAAGGGAAGCTTGCTGCATCATCTTGCAAG GCTCAATCAGCGCCAGTTGCTGAGATCTGGCTCTGGGAGATTGGAACGTGGAAAGCTGTTGGCCGCTTGCAATCCCACAATCTTACAGTGACACAAATGGAGTTCTCTCGTGATAATGTTTTTCTCTTGAGTGTCTCAAGGGATCGTCATTTGTCGATCTTTTCAATCAGGAAAACCA AGGAAGGAGTGGAACACCATCTCGTTGCAAAGCATGAAGCACACAAAAGAATTGTATGGGCGTGCTCATGGAACCCCTTCGGTTATGAATTCGCAACTGGATCAAGGGACAAGACTGTCAAGATATGGTGTGTTCAAGATGCGTCTTCTGTGAAGCTGCTTGCAACATTGCCTCAGTTCCGTGACAGTGTCACCGCATTGGCATGGATGGGCCGTGACCGTGCTTCCAATGCCGGTATTCTCGCTGTTGGCATGGACAATGGATTGATCGAGCTCTGGGGTGTTTCAGGTGGAAGAGTTTCTGCAGACAGTACTCCAGACTCGTCTCCGCTCAGTGCAGCGTGCATGCTTCGATTTGACCCTCTGTTGTGTCACGTGTCAACCGTGCACCGTTTACGGTGGCGGGAACCCAATTCATCCGATGAGAAATCGGCGCTTGAGCTGGCTTCCTGTGGAGCTGATCACTGTGTGAGGGTTTTTGATGTTCATTGCAGGACATAG